GGCAACACCAGCGCGGAGAACGCGGCCCGCAACAACCAGCCCCTGCAGCGCGTCCTGACCGGTTTCTGGTACTACGGCGGCGACGGCGCGGTGACGCCCGACACGGCCTTCGGCACCTACGACAAGGTCTCCGACAAGCCGCTGACCGTCAAGTACACGATCAACCCCGCGGCCGTCTGGTCGGACGGCACGCCGATCGACTGTGACGACCTGGCGCTGTCCTGGGCGGCGAACTCCGGAAAGATCAAGGGCTTCTCCACCGCCGGCACCACGGGTTGGGAGCTCACCGACGCCCCCAACTGTGAAAAGGGCGGCAAGGAGATCACCCACGTCTACTCCGAGCCCTTCGCCGACTGGCGCGGCGGCCTCTACTCCCAGGGCCAGATCATGCCCGCCCACGTGGTGGAGAAGAAGGGCAACATCTCGGAGGAGGAGCTCATCGCCGCCGTCAAGGCGGGCGACGCCAAGAAGCTCGCCGAGGCGGCCAAGTTCTACAACGACGGCTGGATCATGAAGGGCACGCTCCTCAGCGAGGACCTGATCCCCTCCGCCGGCCCGTACAAGCTTTCCAAGATCGACGCCGGGCAGTCGCTGACCCTGGTCGCCAACGACAAGTACTGGGGCACCAAGCCGACGGTCCAGACGGTCGTCGAGCGCTACATCGCGCTGGACCAGCAGGCTCAGGCGCTGCAGAACGGCGAAGTCAACATCGCCGCCCCGCAGCCCGGCCCTGACGTCCTCAACCAGCTGAACGCCCTGGAAGCCGTCACGGTCAAGTCCGGTCCGCAGTACTTCTTCGACCACCTGGACTTCAACTTCGACTCCAGCCCGTTCAAGGACAAGAACCTGCGCGAGGCGTTCGCCAAGTGCGTGCCGCGGCAGCTGATCGTCGACAACCTGATCAAGCCGCTGAACCCCGAGGCGAAGATCCTCGAGGCCCGTATCACCTCCAGCGTGCAGGCCAGCTACCCCGACATCGTCGCCGGCCTGGGCGGCGAGGAGAAGAAGTACGACACGGTCGACATCG
Above is a genomic segment from Streptosporangium album containing:
- a CDS encoding ABC transporter family substrate-binding protein encodes the protein MVAGGVLLLSACGGNDSASKPAASGSASAPATAKTISYAFDQEFSSYNGNTSAENAARNNQPLQRVLTGFWYYGGDGAVTPDTAFGTYDKVSDKPLTVKYTINPAAVWSDGTPIDCDDLALSWAANSGKIKGFSTAGTTGWELTDAPNCEKGGKEITHVYSEPFADWRGGLYSQGQIMPAHVVEKKGNISEEELIAAVKAGDAKKLAEAAKFYNDGWIMKGTLLSEDLIPSAGPYKLSKIDAGQSLTLVANDKYWGTKPTVQTVVERYIALDQQAQALQNGEVNIAAPQPGPDVLNQLNALEAVTVKSGPQYFFDHLDFNFDSSPFKDKNLREAFAKCVPRQLIVDNLIKPLNPEAKILEARITSSVQASYPDIVAGLGGEEKKYDTVDIEGAKALLEKAGKTGLEVKIGYNTPNPRRTSVAQLISDSCNKAGFKVKDNGAEDFFGTGLANNTYDVALFGWTGSALISGSTSTYTTASKCDSEHKGNNNGCYSNKKVDELLKKANSTVVEADQTPLLAEAEKIMWQDLATIPLYENPNLTAWSEGVENVVPNPTQAGIGWNMDKWTIS